A window of the Eschrichtius robustus isolate mEscRob2 chromosome 5, mEscRob2.pri, whole genome shotgun sequence genome harbors these coding sequences:
- the LOC137764814 gene encoding LOW QUALITY PROTEIN: endonuclease V-like (The sequence of the model RefSeq protein was modified relative to this genomic sequence to represent the inferred CDS: inserted 1 base in 1 codon), whose protein sequence is MYEDCRMVSLTDPYVSGFLVFREVPFLVDVVQWLRQKEPHLMPQVLFVDGNGVLHHRGFGVACHLGVLTDLSSIGVAKKLLQVDGLENNALHKEKIRLLKAGGDSFPLMGGSGTILGMALKSHDHSTKPLCVSVGHKMSLEAAVRLTHGCCKFRILEALHQADIHSPDYIRRTLGVQGAPAXAAERSKKAQRPKPCPQGVSEEPTDLEIIH, encoded by the exons ATGTATGAGGACTGTCGCATGGTGAGCCTGACAGACCCCTATGTGTCAGGCTTCCTGGTCTTCCGAGAGGTGCCCTTCCTGGTGGACGTGGTACAGTGGCTGCGGCAGAAGGAGCCCCACCTCATGCCCCAGGTCCTTTTTGTGGATGGAAATGGGGTGCTTCACCACCGAGGCTTTGGGGTGGCCTGCCACCTTGGTGTCCTCACAGACCTGTCCAGCATCGGGGTGGCCAAGAAACTCCTGCAGGTGGACGGGCTGGAGAACAACGCTCTGCACAAGGAGAAGATACGGCTCCTGAAGGCTGGAGGAGACTCATTTCCTCTGATGGGAGGTTCCGGGACCATCCTGGGCATGGCGCTGAAGAGCCACGACCACAGCACCAAgcccctctgtgtctctgtgggCCACAAAATGAGCCTGGAGGCAGCCGTGCGCCTGACCCATGGCTGCTGCAAGTTTCGGATTCTGGAGGCCCTGCACCAGGCTGACATCCACTCCCCAGACTACATCCGCAGGACCCTGGGAGTCCAAGGGGCCCCTG TTGCGGCCGAAAGGAGCAAGAAGGCACAGAGGCCAAAGCCGTGCCCCCAGGGAGTCTCAGAAGAGCCCACAGATTTAGAAATTATCCATTGA